A genome region from Homalodisca vitripennis isolate AUS2020 unplaced genomic scaffold, UT_GWSS_2.1 ScUCBcl_2733;HRSCAF=7785, whole genome shotgun sequence includes the following:
- the LOC124372187 gene encoding uncharacterized protein LOC124372187, producing MIMMPQWCELSEEFNTSYTVLTPQATIIFCMGVTVMLTMCWYSIQEDDIDVMTSEASEIDQYVKTDLAPEDNLKEDALLESAKSLMDLVDLEYQHCAATIASNNETPGKKVGGEAEWATGETSSEDEDATREITGAQIRNYPKDTEEEQILKFLDQ from the exons ATGATAATGATGCCTCAGTGGTGTGAGCTAAGCGAAGAGTTCAACACGAGTTATACTGTCCTCACACCACAGGCCACCATAATCTTCTGCATGGGCGTCACGGTGATGTTGACCATGTGCTGGTACAGTATCCAAGAGGATGACATCGATGTCATGACCTCAGAGGCTTCTGAGATAGATCAGTACGTCAAGACTGACCTCGCACCAGAGGATAATCTCAAAGAGGATGCACTGTTGGAGAGTGCCAAATCGCTCATGGATCTTGTTGATCTCGAGTACCAGCACTGTGCCGCCACCATAGCTTCCAACAATGAGACCCCTGGCAAGAAAGTTGGTGGGGAAGCTGAATGGGCAACAG GAGAAACCAGCTCTGAAGACGAGGACGCCACCCGTGAAATAACTGGAGCACAAATTAGGAACTATCCAAAGGACACAGAGgaggaacaaattttaaaatttcttgatcAATAA